The proteins below are encoded in one region of Pongo pygmaeus isolate AG05252 chromosome 20, NHGRI_mPonPyg2-v2.0_pri, whole genome shotgun sequence:
- the MAP1S gene encoding microtubule-associated protein 1S isoform X1, with the protein MAAVAGPGAAAAPSSLLLVVGSEFGSPGLLTYVLEELERGIRSWDVDPGICNLDEQLKVFVSRHSATFSSIVKGQRSLHHRGDSLETLVLLNPSDKSLCDELRNLLLDPASHKLLVLAGPCLEETGELLLQTGGFSPHHFLQVLKDREIRDILATTPPPVQPPILTITCPAFGDWAQLAPAVPGLQGALRLQLRLNPPAQLPNSEGLCEFLEYVAESLEPPSPFELLEPPTSGGFLRLGRPCCYIFPGGLGDAAFFAVNGFTVLVNGGSNPKSSFWKLVRHLDRVDAVLVTHPGADSLPGLNSLLRRKLAERSEVAAGGGSWDDRLRRLISPNLGVVFFNACEAASRLARGEDEAELALSLLAQLGITPLPLSRGPVPAKPTVLFEKMGVGRLDMYVLHPPSAGAERTLASVCALLVWHPAGPGEKVVRVLFPGCTPPACLLDGLVRLQHLRFLREPVVTPQDLEVPRRAESKESVGSRDSLKREGLLATHPRPGQERPGVARKEPARAEAPRKTEKEARTPRELKKDPKPSVSRTQPREVRRAASSVPNLKKTSAQVAPKPRKAPSTAPSTSHSGFPPVANGPRSPPSLRCGEASPPNVACGSPASQLVATPSLELGPIPAGEEKALELPLAASSIPRPRTPSPESHRSPAEGSERLSLSPLRGGEAGPDASPTVTTPTVTTPSLPAEVGSPHSTEVDESLSVSFEQVLPPSAPTSEAGLSLPLRGPRARRSASPHDVDLCLVSPCEFEHRKAVPMAPAPASPGSSNDSSARSQERAGGLGAEETPPTSVSESLPTLSDSDPVPLAPGAADSDDDTEGFGVPRHDPLPDPLKVPPPLPDPSSICMVDPEMLPPKTARQTENVSRTRKPLARPNSRAAAPKATPVAAAAKTKGLAGGDRASRPLSARSEPSEKGSRAPLSKKSSTPKTATRGRSGSASSRPGASATPPKSPVYLDLAYLPSGSSAHLVDEEFFQRVRALCYVISGQDQRKEEGMRAVLDALLASKQHWDRDLQVTLIPTFDSVAMHTWYAETHTRHQALGITVLGSNSMVSMQDDAFPACKVEF; encoded by the exons GCCAGCGGAGCCTGCATCACCGTGGAGACAGCCTGGAGACCCTGGTCCTCCTGAACCCATCAGACAAATCCCTGTGTGATGAG CTCCGGAACCTTCTGTTGGACCCTGCCTCTCACAAGCTACTGGTGTTGGCTGGGCCCTGCCTAGAGGAGACGGGGGAGCTGCTGCTACAGACAGGGGGCTTCTCACCTCACCACTTCCTCCAGGTCCTGAAGGACAGAGAG ATCCGGGACATCCTGGCCACCACGCCCCCACCTGTGCAGCCGCCCATACTCACCATCACCTGCCCCGCCTTCGGTGACTGGGCTCAGCTGGCCCccgctgtgcccggccttcaGGGGGCGCTCCGGCTCCAGCTGCGGCTGAACCCCCCGGCGCAGCTGCCCAACTCCGAGGGCCTGTGCGAATTCCTGGAGTACGTGGCTGAGTCTCTGGAGCCGCCGTCCCCCTTCGAGCTGTTGGAGCCCCCGACCTCCGGGGGCTTCCTCAGGCTGGGCCGGCCCTGCTGCTACATCTTCCCCGGAGGCCTCGGGGATGCCGCCTTCTTCGCCGTCAATGGCTTCACTGTGCTGGTCAACGGTGGCTCAAACCCCAAGTCCAGTTTCTGGAAGCTGGTGCGGCACCTGGACCGCGTGGATGCCGTGCTGGTTACCCACCCTGGCGCCGACAGCCTCCCCGGCCTTAACAGCCTGCTGCGGCGCAAACTGGCAGAGCGCTCCGAGGTGGCTGCTGGTGGGGGATCCTGGGACGACAGACTGCGCAGGCTCATCTCCCCCAACCTGGGGGTCGTGTTCTTCAACGCCTGCGAGGCCGCGTCGCGGCTGGCGCGCGGCGAGGACGAGGCGGAGCTGGCGCTGAGCCTCCTGGCGCAGCTGGGCATCACGCCCCTGCCACTCAGTCGCGGCCCCGTGCCAGCCAAACCCACCGTGCTCTTCGAGAAGATGGGCGTGGGCCGGCTGGACATGTATGTGCTGCACCCGCCCTCCGCCGGCGCAGAGCGCACGCTGGCCTCCGTGTGCGCCCTGCTGGTGTGGCACCCCGCGGGCCCCGGCGAGAAGGTGGTGCGCGTGCTGTTCCCCGGCTGCACCCCGCCTGCCTGTCTCCTGGATGGCCTGGTCCGCCTGCAGCACTTGAGGTTCCTGCGAGAGCCCGTGGTGACGCCCCAGGACCTGGAGGTGCCGCGGCGAGCCGAGAGCAAAGAGAGCGTGGGCTCCCGGGACAGCTTGAAGAGAGAGGGCCTGCTGGCCACCCACCCTAGACCTGGCCAGGAGCGCCCTGGGGTGGCCCGCAAGGAGCCAGCACGGGCTGAGGCCCCGCGCAAGACTGAGAAAGAAGCCAGGACCCCCCGGGAGTTGAAGAAAGACCCCAAACCGAGTGTCTCCCGGACCCAGCCGCGGGAGGTGCGCCGGGCGGCCTCTTCTGTGCCCAACCTCAAGAAGACGAGTGCCCAGGTGGCACCCAAGCCTCGCAAAGCACCCAGCACAGCGCCCAGCACATCCCACTCTGGCTTCCCGCCGGTGGCAAATGGACCCCGCAGCCCGCCCAGCCTCCGATGTGGAGAAGCCAGCCCCCCCAATGTGGCCTGCGGCTCCCCGGCCTCCCAGCTGGTGGCCACGCCCAGCCTGGAGCTGGGGCCGATCCCAGCCGGGGAGGAGAAAGCACTGGAGCTGCCTTTGGCCGCCAGCTCAATTCCAAGGCCACGCACACCCTCCCCTGAGTCCCACCGGAGCCCCGCAGAGGGCAGCGAGCGGCTGTCGCTGAGCCCACTGCGGGGCGGGGAGGCCGGGCCAGACGCCTCACCCACAGTGACCACACCCACGGTGACCACACCCTCACTGCCGGCAGAGGTGGGCTCCCCGCACTCGACCGAGGTGGACGAGTCCCTGTCCGTGTCCTTTGAGCAGGTGCTGCCGCCATCCGCCCCCACCAGCGAGGCTGGGCTGAGCCTCCCGCTGCGTGGCCCCCGGGCGCGGCGCTCGGCCTCCCCACACGATGTGGACCTGTGCCTGGTGTCACCCTGTGAATTTGAGCATCGCAAGGCGGTGCCCATGGCACCGGCACCTGCGTCCCCCGGCAGCTCGAATGACAGCAGTGCCCGGTCACAGGAACGGGCAGGTGGGCTGGGGGCCGAGGAGACGCCACCCACATCGGTCAGCGAGTCCCTGCCCACCCTGTCTGACTCGGATCCGGTGCCCCTGGCCCCCGGTGCGGCAGACTCAGACGACGACACAGAGGGCTTCGGAGTCCCTCGCCACGACCCTTTGCCTGACCCCCTCAAGGTCCCCCCACCACTGCCTGACCCATCCAGCATCTGCATGGTGGACCCCGAGATGCTGCCCCCCAAGACAGCACGGCAGACAGAGAATGTCAGCCGCACCCGGAAGCCCCTGGCCCGCCCCAACTCACGCGCTGCCGCCCCCAAAGCCACTCCAGTGGCTGCTGCTGCCAAAACCAAAGGGCTTGCTGGTGGGGACCGTGCCAGCCGACCACTCAGTGCCCGGAGTGAGCCCAGTGAGAAGGGAAGCCGGGCACCCCTGTCCAAAAAGTCCTCAACCCCCAAGACTGCCACTCGAGGCCGGTCGG GGTCAGCCAGCAGCCGGCCCGGGGCGTCGGCCACCCCACCCAAGTCCCCGGTCTACCTGGACCTGGCCTACCTGCCCAGCGGGAGCAGCGCCCACCTGGTGGATGAGGAGTTCTTCCAGCGCGTGCGCGCGCTCTGTTACGTCATCAGTGGCCAGGACCAGCGCAAGGAGGAGGGCATGCGGGCCGTCCTGGACGCGCTACTGGCCAGCAAGCAGCATTGGGACCGTGAC CTGCAGGTGACCCTGATCCCCACTTTCGACTCGGTGGCCATGCATACGTGGTACGCAGAGACGCACACCCGGCACCAGGCGCTGGGCATCACGGTGTTGGGCAGCAACAGCATGGTGTCCATGCAGGATGACGCCTTCCCGGCCTGCAAGGTGGAGTTCTAG
- the MAP1S gene encoding microtubule-associated protein 1S isoform X2 codes for MAAVAGPGAAAAPSSLLLVVGSEFGSPGLLTYVLEELERGIRSWDVDPGICNLDEQLKVFVSRHSATFSSIVKGQRSLHHRGDSLETLVLLNPSDKSLCDELRNLLLDPASHKLLVLAGPCLEETGELLLQTGGFSPHHFLQVLKDREIRDILATTPPPVQPPILTITCPAFGDWAQLAPAVPGLQGALRLQLRLNPPAQLPNSEGLCEFLEYVAESLEPPSPFELLEPPTSGGFLRLGRPCCYIFPGGLGDAAFFAVNGFTVLVNGGSNPKSSFWKLVRHLDRVDAVLVTHPGADSLPGLNSLLRRKLAERSEVAAGGGSWDDRLRRLISPNLGVVFFNACEAASRLARGEDEAELALSLLAQLGITPLPLSRGPVPAKPTVLFEKMGVGRLDMYVLHPPSAGAERTLASVCALLVWHPAGPGEKVVRVLFPGCTPPACLLDGLVRLQHLRFLREPVVTPQDLEVPRRAESKESVGSRDSLKREGLLATHPRPGQERPGVARKEPARAEAPRKTEKEARTPRELKKDPKPSVSRTQPREVRRAASSVPNLKKTSAQVAPKPRKAPSTAPSTSHSGFPPVANGPRSPPSLRCGEASPPNVACGSPASQLVATPSLELGPIPAGEEKALELPLAASSIPRPRTPSPESHRSPAEGSERLSLSPLRGGEAGPDASPTVTTPTVTTPSLPAEVGSPHSTEVDESLSVSFEQVLPPSAPTSEAGLSLPLRGPRARRSASPHDVDLCLVSPCEFEHRKAVPMAPAPASPGSSNDSSARSQERAGGLGAEETPPTSVSESLPTLSDSDPVPLAPGAADSDDDTEGFGVPRHDPLPDPLKVPPPLPDPSSICMVDPEMLPPKTARQTENVSRTRKPLARPNSRAAAPKATPVAAAAKTKGLAGGDRASRPLSARSEPSEKGSRAPLSKKSSTPKTATRGRSGSASSRPGASATPPKSPVYLDLAYLPSGSSAHLVDEEFFQRVRALCYVISGQDQRKEEGMRAVLDALLASKQHWDRDLQVTLIPTFDSVAMHTWYAETHTRHQALGITVLGSNSMVSMQDDAFPACKVEF; via the exons GCCAGCGGAGCCTGCATCACCGTGGAGACAGCCTGGAGACCCTGGTCCTCCTGAACCCATCAGACAAATCCCTGTGTGATGAG CTCCGGAACCTTCTGTTGGACCCTGCCTCTCACAAGCTACTGGTGTTGGCTGGGCCCTGCCTAGAGGAGACGGGGGAGCTGCTGCTACAGACAGGGGGCTTCTCACCTCACCACTTCCTCCAGGTCCTGAAGGACAGAGAG ATCCGGGACATCCTGGCCACCACGCCCCCACCTGTGCAGCCGCCCATACTCACCATCACCTGCCCCGCCTTCGGTGACTGGGCTCAGCTGGCCCccgctgtgcccggccttcaGGGGGCGCTCCGGCTCCAGCTGCGGCTGAACCCCCCGGCGCAGCTGCCCAACTCCGAGGGCCTGTGCGAATTCCTGGAGTACGTGGCTGAGTCTCTGGAGCCGCCGTCCCCCTTCGAGCTGTTGGAGCCCCCGACCTCCGGGGGCTTCCTCAGGCTGGGCCGGCCCTGCTGCTACATCTTCCCCGGAGGCCTCGGGGATGCCGCCTTCTTCGCCGTCAATGGCTTCACTGTGCTGGTCAACGGTGGCTCAAACCCCAAGTCCAGTTTCTGGAAGCTGGTGCGGCACCTGGACCGCGTGGATGCCGTGCTGGTTACCCACCCTGGCGCCGACAGCCTCCCCGGCCTTAACAGCCTGCTGCGGCGCAAACTGGCAGAGCGCTCCGAGGTGGCTGCTGGTGGGGGATCCTGGGACGACAGACTGCGCAGGCTCATCTCCCCCAACCTGGGGGTCGTGTTCTTCAACGCCTGCGAGGCCGCGTCGCGGCTGGCGCGCGGCGAGGACGAGGCGGAGCTGGCGCTGAGCCTCCTGGCGCAGCTGGGCATCACGCCCCTGCCACTCAGTCGCGGCCCCGTGCCAGCCAAACCCACCGTGCTCTTCGAGAAGATGGGCGTGGGCCGGCTGGACATGTATGTGCTGCACCCGCCCTCCGCCGGCGCAGAGCGCACGCTGGCCTCCGTGTGCGCCCTGCTGGTGTGGCACCCCGCGGGCCCCGGCGAGAAGGTGGTGCGCGTGCTGTTCCCCGGCTGCACCCCGCCTGCCTGTCTCCTGGATGGCCTGGTCCGCCTGCAGCACTTGAGGTTCCTGCGAGAGCCCGTGGTGACGCCCCAGGACCTGGAGGTGCCGCGGCGAGCCGAGAGCAAAGAGAGCGTGGGCTCCCGGGACAGCTTGAAGAGAGAGGGCCTGCTGGCCACCCACCCTAGACCTGGCCAGGAGCGCCCTGGGGTGGCCCGCAAGGAGCCAGCACGGGCTGAGGCCCCGCGCAAGACTGAGAAAGAAGCCAGGACCCCCCGGGAGTTGAAGAAAGACCCCAAACCGAGTGTCTCCCGGACCCAGCCGCGGGAGGTGCGCCGGGCGGCCTCTTCTGTGCCCAACCTCAAGAAGACGAGTGCCCAGGTGGCACCCAAGCCTCGCAAAGCACCCAGCACAGCGCCCAGCACATCCCACTCTGGCTTCCCGCCGGTGGCAAATGGACCCCGCAGCCCGCCCAGCCTCCGATGTGGAGAAGCCAGCCCCCCCAATGTGGCCTGCGGCTCCCCGGCCTCCCAGCTGGTGGCCACGCCCAGCCTGGAGCTGGGGCCGATCCCAGCCGGGGAGGAGAAAGCACTGGAGCTGCCTTTGGCCGCCAGCTCAATTCCAAGGCCACGCACACCCTCCCCTGAGTCCCACCGGAGCCCCGCAGAGGGCAGCGAGCGGCTGTCGCTGAGCCCACTGCGGGGCGGGGAGGCCGGGCCAGACGCCTCACCCACAGTGACCACACCCACGGTGACCACACCCTCACTGCCGGCAGAGGTGGGCTCCCCGCACTCGACCGAGGTGGACGAGTCCCTGTCCGTGTCCTTTGAGCAGGTGCTGCCGCCATCCGCCCCCACCAGCGAGGCTGGGCTGAGCCTCCCGCTGCGTGGCCCCCGGGCGCGGCGCTCGGCCTCCCCACACGATGTGGACCTGTGCCTGGTGTCACCCTGTGAATTTGAGCATCGCAAGGCGGTGCCCATGGCACCGGCACCTGCGTCCCCCGGCAGCTCGAATGACAGCAGTGCCCGGTCACAGGAACGGGCAGGTGGGCTGGGGGCCGAGGAGACGCCACCCACATCGGTCAGCGAGTCCCTGCCCACCCTGTCTGACTCGGATCCGGTGCCCCTGGCCCCCGGTGCGGCAGACTCAGACGACGACACAGAGGGCTTCGGAGTCCCTCGCCACGACCCTTTGCCTGACCCCCTCAAGGTCCCCCCACCACTGCCTGACCCATCCAGCATCTGCATGGTGGACCCCGAGATGCTGCCCCCCAAGACAGCACGGCAGACAGAGAATGTCAGCCGCACCCGGAAGCCCCTGGCCCGCCCCAACTCACGCGCTGCCGCCCCCAAAGCCACTCCAGTGGCTGCTGCTGCCAAAACCAAAGGGCTTGCTGGTGGGGACCGTGCCAGCCGACCACTCAGTGCCCGGAGTGAGCCCAGTGAGAAGGGAAGCCGGGCACCCCTGTCCAAAAAGTCCTCAACCCCCAAGACTGCCACTCGAGGCCGGTCGG GGTCAGCCAGCAGCCGGCCCGGGGCGTCGGCCACCCCACCCAAGTCCCCGGTCTACCTGGACCTGGCCTACCTGCCCAGCGGGAGCAGCGCCCACCTGGTGGATGAGGAGTTCTTCCAGCGCGTGCGCGCGCTCTGTTACGTCATCAGTGGCCAGGACCAGCGCAAGGAGGAGGGCATGCGGGCCGTCCTGGACGCGCTACTGGCCAGCAAGCAGCATTGGGACCGTGACCTGCAG GTGACCCTGATCCCCACTTTCGACTCGGTGGCCATGCATACGTGGTACGCAGAGACGCACACCCGGCACCAGGCGCTGGGCATCACGGTGTTGGGCAGCAACAGCATGGTGTCCATGCAGGATGACGCCTTCCCGGCCTGCAAGGTGGAGTTCTAG